The Nocardioides panzhihuensis genome has a segment encoding these proteins:
- a CDS encoding helix-turn-helix domain-containing protein produces MPSAGDASAPLVAQVRRPEIFETNRLSPDAQVEAWERHNASALVALSCRPIDGHGFDAQEVNLQLDEIHLARVRATRHVVERPASLVKEMPARSIAVYASLRGEAILEYAGHRRVIRPGQLIVCDVDAPFLRGFGHGLEELAVKVPVSAFTARTGMASMPTPLVLDAGRDQDPHGRALVQMVGRALRANDPVPADENAVLDLIAVIATAGKVSLGTAHRAAAKAFIEDHLADPGLSAPAVAAGAGISERHLSRLFADAGSSVPRHILGRRLELAYAMLATGSDPSIRTIDVADKCGFTSASYFSQAFRKRFGVTAGDVRRAARP; encoded by the coding sequence GTGCCGTCAGCCGGAGACGCCTCAGCTCCTCTCGTCGCGCAGGTTCGTCGTCCGGAGATCTTCGAGACCAACCGGTTGAGCCCGGACGCGCAGGTCGAGGCCTGGGAACGTCACAACGCCAGCGCGTTGGTCGCGCTCTCCTGCCGGCCGATCGACGGCCACGGGTTCGACGCGCAGGAGGTCAACCTGCAGCTCGACGAGATCCATCTGGCGCGGGTCCGGGCCACCCGCCACGTCGTCGAGCGGCCGGCCAGCCTCGTCAAGGAGATGCCCGCCCGATCGATCGCCGTCTACGCCAGCCTCCGCGGCGAGGCGATCTTGGAGTACGCCGGTCACCGGAGGGTCATCCGGCCAGGACAGCTGATCGTCTGCGACGTGGACGCGCCGTTCCTGCGGGGTTTCGGACACGGGCTCGAGGAGCTCGCGGTCAAGGTCCCGGTGTCGGCCTTCACAGCCCGCACCGGCATGGCGTCGATGCCGACGCCGCTCGTCCTCGACGCAGGCCGGGACCAGGACCCGCACGGCCGCGCCCTGGTCCAGATGGTCGGCCGAGCGCTCCGGGCCAACGACCCGGTGCCCGCCGACGAGAACGCCGTGCTCGACCTGATCGCGGTGATCGCGACCGCCGGGAAGGTATCTCTGGGCACCGCCCATCGCGCCGCGGCGAAGGCGTTCATCGAGGACCATCTCGCCGATCCCGGTCTCTCCGCCCCTGCCGTCGCCGCGGGCGCCGGCATCTCCGAACGCCACCTGTCCCGGCTCTTCGCCGACGCCGGCAGCAGCGTTCCCCGCCACATCCTCGGCCGCCGCCTCGAGCTCGCCTACGCGATGCTCGCCACCGGCTCGGACCCGAGCATCCGCACCATCGACGTCGCCGACAAGTGCGGCTTCACCTCCGCCTCGTACTTCTCCCAGGCCTTCCGCAAGCGCTTCGGCGTCACCGCCGGAGACGTACGCCGCGCCGCCCGCCCCTGA
- a CDS encoding ABC transporter substrate-binding protein yields MPNGLTTGRGLSMAAAGVAAMALTLTACGSGGIDDEGGGGADKLTIGFVSTETGSSAPFGEANSFVVDELETYFKDNPVKAGDKELDVEIVVRDAQSDTTKAGAVAGDLINKDGADIIVASSTPDIVNPVSEQCEANSVPCITTVAPWQPFAIRSGDKPAELKYSYHFFWGLEDVSTVYADIWGKVPNNKKAGGLFPKDPDGEAWGANFPALTEASGVKIDNPGNYPNGTKDFSAQISAYKGHDVLVGVPIPPDFTTFWQQAKQQGYNPKVATIGKALLFPSSVEALGPIAHNLSTEVWWTPTAPYESSLTGESAQELADTYEEKTGKQWTQPLGFAHALFEVATAAVTEAGSTDADAVTKALSGLEVSTVVGDVAWGKDANVPPYVAKTSLAGGQWRQVEGGEHPFELVVVQNSLAPDVPLGGEPEALK; encoded by the coding sequence GTGCCCAACGGACTCACCACCGGACGCGGCCTGAGCATGGCCGCCGCCGGTGTCGCAGCGATGGCGCTGACCCTGACCGCATGCGGGTCGGGCGGCATCGACGACGAAGGCGGTGGCGGCGCGGACAAGCTCACCATCGGCTTCGTCTCGACCGAGACCGGCTCCTCGGCCCCGTTCGGCGAGGCGAACAGCTTCGTCGTCGACGAGCTGGAGACCTACTTCAAGGACAACCCGGTCAAGGCCGGCGACAAGGAGCTCGACGTCGAGATCGTCGTGCGTGACGCGCAGAGCGACACCACGAAGGCCGGGGCGGTGGCCGGGGACCTGATCAACAAGGACGGTGCCGACATCATCGTCGCCTCCTCGACGCCCGACATCGTCAACCCGGTCTCGGAGCAGTGCGAGGCCAACTCGGTCCCGTGCATCACCACGGTCGCCCCGTGGCAGCCCTTCGCGATCCGCAGCGGCGACAAGCCGGCCGAGCTGAAGTACAGCTACCACTTCTTCTGGGGCCTCGAGGACGTCTCGACGGTCTATGCCGACATCTGGGGCAAGGTCCCCAACAACAAGAAGGCCGGCGGCCTGTTCCCGAAGGACCCCGACGGCGAGGCCTGGGGCGCCAACTTCCCGGCGCTCACCGAGGCGTCGGGCGTCAAGATCGACAACCCGGGCAACTACCCGAACGGCACCAAGGACTTCTCGGCCCAGATCAGCGCCTACAAGGGTCACGACGTCCTGGTCGGCGTCCCGATCCCGCCGGACTTCACCACGTTCTGGCAGCAGGCGAAGCAGCAGGGCTACAACCCGAAGGTCGCGACCATCGGCAAGGCGCTGCTCTTCCCGAGCAGCGTCGAGGCGCTCGGCCCGATCGCCCACAACCTCTCCACCGAGGTGTGGTGGACCCCGACCGCTCCTTACGAGTCATCGCTGACCGGCGAGTCCGCGCAGGAGCTGGCCGACACGTACGAGGAGAAGACCGGCAAGCAGTGGACCCAGCCGCTGGGCTTCGCGCACGCGCTCTTCGAGGTCGCGACCGCGGCGGTGACCGAGGCGGGCTCGACCGACGCCGACGCGGTCACCAAGGCGCTGTCCGGCCTCGAGGTCTCCACGGTCGTCGGTGACGTCGCCTGGGGCAAGGACGCGAACGTCCCGCCGTACGTCGCCAAGACCTCCCTCGCGGGCGGTCAGTGGCGCCAGGTCGAGGGCGGGGAGCACCCGTTCGAGCTGGTCGTCGTGCAGAACTCGCTGGCTCCCGACGTACCTCTCGGGGGCGAGCCCGAGGCGCTCAAGTGA